A region from the Medicago truncatula cultivar Jemalong A17 chromosome 6, MtrunA17r5.0-ANR, whole genome shotgun sequence genome encodes:
- the LOC25496980 gene encoding receptor-like protein kinase HSL1 isoform X1 has translation MKISTFSFHHLLTFFLIILNHAKSQSQQNLHNQEHETLMKIKQHFQNPPNLNHWTSSNTSYCSSWPEITCTNGSVTGLTLFNYNINQTIPSFICDLKNLTHVDFNNNYIPGMFPTDLYNCSKLEYLDLSMNNFVGKIPENIFTLSNLNYLNLSYTNFTDDIPSSIGKLKKLRFLALQVCLFNGTFPDEIGDLVNLETLDLSNNLFKSSTLPVSWTKLSKLKVFYMYVCNLFGEMPESMGEMVSLEDLDISQNGLTGKIPSGLFMLKNLRRLLLATNDLSGELPDVVEALNLTNIELTQNNLTGKIPDDFGKLQKLTELSLSLNNFSGEIPQSIGQLPSLIDFKVFMNNLSGTLPPDFGLHSKLRSFHVTTNRFEGRLPENLCYHGELQNLTAYENHLSGELPESLGNCSSLLEMKIYKNDFYGNIPSGLWRSENLGYFMISHNKFNGELPQNLSSSISLLDISYNQFSGGIPIGVSSWTNVVEFIASKNNLNGSIPQEITSLHKLQTLSLDQNQLKGPLPFDVISWNSLLTLNLSQNQLSGEIPASIGYLPDLSVLDLSDNQFSGEIPSIAPRITVLDLSSNRLTGRVPSAFENSAYDRSFLNNSGLCADTPKLNLTLCNSNSNTQSESKDSSLSPALIGILVVVSILVASLISFVIIKLYSKRKQGSDNSSWKLTSFQRLNFTESDIVSSMTENNIIGSGGYGTVYRVSVDVLGYVAVKKIWENKKLDQNLEKSFHTEVKILSSIRHRNIVKLLCCISNDDTMLLVYEYVENRSLDGWLQKKKTVKSSTLLSRSVHHVVLDWPKRLQIAVGVAQGLSYMHHECSPPVVHRDVKTSNILLDAQFNAKVADFGLARMLISPGEVATMSAVIGSFGYMAPEYIQTTKVSEKIDVYSFGVILLELTTGKEANYGDEHSSLAEWSWRHIQAGSNIEELLDKEVMEPSHLNGMCKVFKLGVMCTSTLPSSRPSMKEVLEVLLNCGELFGYAERNIGLINDGVPLLRNSKRESKLDIDDDS, from the exons atgaaaatatcaacattttcaTTTCACCATCTTCTTACATTTTTCCTCATAATTCTAAACCATGCAAAATCTCAATCTCAACAAAATCTTCATAACCAAGAACATGAAACcctaatgaaaataaaacaacattttcaaaatccacCAAACCTTAATCATTGGACTTCATCAAACACCTCTTATTGTTCTTCTTGGCCAGAAATCACTTGCACAAATGGTTCTGTCACAGGTTTGACTTTGTTCAACTATAACATAAACCAAACCATACCATCTTTCATATGTGACCTTAAAAATCTCACACATGTTGATTTCAACAACAATTACATACCTGGGATGTTTCCAACAGATTTATACAATTGTTCAAAGTTAGAGTATCTTGATTTGTCAATGaacaattttgttggaaaaattCCTGAAAATATTTTCACTTTGTCAAATTTGAATTATCTTAATCTTAGTTATACTAACTTCACTGATGATATTCCTTCAAGTATTGGAAAGTTAAAGAAACTGAGATTTCTTGCATTGCAAGTTTGTCTGTTTAATGGAACATTCCCGGATGAGATTGGAGATTTGGTGAATCTTGAAACGTTGGATTTGTCGAACAATTTGTTTAAGAGTTCTACGTTGCCGGTGAGCTGGACCAAGTTGAGTAAATTGAAGGTGTTTTATATGTATGTCTGCAATCTTTTTGGTGAAATGCCTGAATCAATGGGAGAAATGGTTTCTTTGGAGGATTTGGATATTTCCCAAAATGGGTTGACTGGGAAAATTCCTAGTGGTTTGTTCATGTTGAAGAATCTTAGAAGATTGTTGCTTGCAACGAACGATCTTTCTGGAGAGTTACCTGATGTGGTTGAAGCGTTAAACTTGACTAACATCGAGCTTACGCAGAATAATCTTACTGGAAAAATACCAGATGATTTTGGAAAGCTACAAAAGCTAACAGAGTTGTCTTTGTCGTTGAATAATTTTTCAGGAGAGATTCCGCAAAGCATAGGTCAACTTCCATCTCTGATAGATTTTAAGGTCTTTATGAATAACTTATCag GTACACTTCCTCCTGATTTTGGACTTCACTCAAAGCTAAGAAGTTTTCATGTTACAACAAACAGATTTGAGGGAAGATTGCCAGAGAATTTGTGCTATCATGGAGAGTTACAAAATTTAACTGCCTATGAAAATCATCTAAGTGGTGAGTTACCAGAATCACTTGGAAATTGTAGTAGCTTGTTGGAGATGAAAATTTACAAGAACGATTTTTACGGTAACATTCCTAGTGGACTCTGGAGATCTGAAAATCTGGGGTATTTTATGATAAGTCATAATAAGTTCAATGGTGAGCTTCCTCAAAATTTGTCATCAAGTATTTCACTTTTGGATATAAGTTATAATCAATTTTCTGGTGGAATTCCAATTGGAGTATCTTCTTGGACTAATGTGGTTGAGTTCATAGCAAGCAAGAATAATCTTAATGGAAGTATTCCACAAGAGATAACATCACTTCATAAGCTACAAACACTGTCGCTTGATCAGAATCAGCTAAAAGGGCCACTTCCATTTGATGTAATATCATGGAATTCATTACTGACACTAAATTTGAGCCAAAATCAACTAAGTGGAGAAATTCCAGCTTCAATCGGTTATTTACCTGATCTTAGTGTTCTTGATCTCTCAGACAATCAATTCTCCGGCGAAATACCTTCTATAGCTCCAAGAATCACAGTTCTCGATCTATCATCCAATCGTTTAACAGGAAGAGTTCCTAGTGCATTTGAAAATTCGGCATATGATAGAAGCTTTTTGAACAATTCTGGTTTATGTGCTGATACACCAAAATTGAACCTTACCTTGTGCAATTCTAATTCCAACACTCAAAGTGAAAGCAAAGATTCATCTTTATCTCCTGCTTTGATTGGAATTTTGGTGGTAGTTTCGATCTTAGTGGCTTCATTGATATCGTTTGTGATTATCAAACTTTACAGTAAAAGAAAACAAGGATCGGATAACTCATCATGGAAACTCACTTCATTTCAAAGACTAAATTTCACAGAATCAGACATAGTTTCTTCAATGacagaaaataatattataggAAGTGGTGGATATGGTACAGTTTATAGAGTTTCTGTCGATGTATTAGGCTATGTAGCTGTGAAAAAGATTtgggaaaacaaaaaactagACCAAAATCTTGAGAAATCATTTCACACTGAGGTTAAAATATTGAGCAGCATTCGACATAGAAACATTGTGAAATTGTTATGTTGTATCTCTAATGATGATACAATGCTACTTGTTTACGAGTATGTCGAAAACCGAAGTCTTGATGGATGGCTGCAGAAGAAGAAAACTGTTAAGTCTTCAACTTTGTTGTCGAGGTCAGTTCATCATGTTGTTCTTGACTGGCCAAAGAGATTGCAAATAGCTGTCGGTGTAGCTCAAGGTTTGAGCTATATGCATCATGAATGTTCACCGCCGGTTGTTCATAGAGATGTGAAGACAAGTAACATTCTTTTGGATGCTCAGTTTAATGCAAAAGTTGCTGATTTTGGTTTGGCTAGGATGTTGATCAGTCCCGGGGAAGTTGCTACTATGTCAGCTGTGATCGGTTCTTTCGGCTATATGGCTCCAG AATATATTCAAACAACTAAAGTTAGTGAAAAGATTGATGTATACAGCTTTGGTGTAATCCTATTGGAACTGACAACCGGTAAAGAAGCTAATTATGGCGACGAGCATTCATCTCTCGCAGAGTGGTCTTGGCGCCATATTCAAGCCGGAAGCAATATAGAAGAGTTGCTTGACAAAGAAGTAATGGAACCAAGTCACTTGAATGGAATGTGCAAAGTTTTCAAACTTGGTGTGATGTGTACTTCAACACTTCCATCTAGTAGACCTTCCATGAAGGAGGTGTTAGAAGTATTGCTCAATTGTGGAGAATTGTTTGGTTATGCAGAAAGGAATATTGGACTTATTAATGATGGTGTTCCActtcttagaaattcaaaaagAGAGAGTAAGTTGGATATTGATGATGATAGCTAG
- the LOC25496980 gene encoding receptor-like protein kinase HSL1 isoform X2 — protein sequence MKISTFSFHHLLTFFLIILNHAKSQSQQNLHNQEHETLMKIKQHFQNPPNLNHWTSSNTSYCSSWPEITCTNGSVTGLTLFNYNINQTIPSFICDLKNLTHVDFNNNYIPGMFPTDLYNCSKLEYLDLSMNNFVGKIPENIFTLSNLNYLNLSYTNFTDDIPSSIGKLKKLRFLALQVCLFNGTFPDEIGDLVNLETLDLSNNLFKSSTLPVSWTKLSKLKVFYMYVCNLFGEMPESMGEMVSLEDLDISQNGLTGKIPSGLFMLKNLRRLLLATNDLSGELPDVVEALNLTNIELTQNNLTGKIPDDFGKLQKLTELSLSLNNFSGEIPQSIGQLPSLIDFKVFMNNLSGTLPPDFGLHSKLRSFHVTTNRFEGRLPENLCYHGELQNLTAYENHLSGELPESLGNCSSLLEMKIYKNDFYGNIPSGLWRSENLGYFMISHNKFNGELPQNLSSSISLLDISYNQFSGGIPIGVSSWTNVVEFIASKNNLNGSIPQEITSLHKLQTLSLDQNQLKGPLPFDVISWNSLLTLNLSQNQLSGEIPASIGYLPDLSVLDLSDNQFSGEIPSIAPRITVLDLSSNRLTGRVPSAFENSAYDRSFLNNSGLCADTPKLNLTLCNSNSNTQSESKDSSLSPALIGILVVVSILVASLISFVIIKLYSKRKQGSDNSSWKLTSFQRLNFTESDIVSSMTENNIIGSGGYGTVYRVSVDVLGYVAVKKIWENKKLDQNLEKSFHTEVKILSSIRHRNIVKLLCCISNDDTMLLVYEYVENRSLDGWLQKKKTVKSSTLLSRSVHHVVLDWPKRLQIAVGVAQGLSYMHHECSPPVVHRDVKTSNILLDAQFNAKVADFGLARMLISPGEVATMSAVIGSFGYMAPAGRHSRNQKPSCACTTDTQQQEPENLLQSAGRKIPQPILNLSNPSPYNNMDPKTIRKKGNYAYLIYSDSIFKITP from the exons atgaaaatatcaacattttcaTTTCACCATCTTCTTACATTTTTCCTCATAATTCTAAACCATGCAAAATCTCAATCTCAACAAAATCTTCATAACCAAGAACATGAAACcctaatgaaaataaaacaacattttcaaaatccacCAAACCTTAATCATTGGACTTCATCAAACACCTCTTATTGTTCTTCTTGGCCAGAAATCACTTGCACAAATGGTTCTGTCACAGGTTTGACTTTGTTCAACTATAACATAAACCAAACCATACCATCTTTCATATGTGACCTTAAAAATCTCACACATGTTGATTTCAACAACAATTACATACCTGGGATGTTTCCAACAGATTTATACAATTGTTCAAAGTTAGAGTATCTTGATTTGTCAATGaacaattttgttggaaaaattCCTGAAAATATTTTCACTTTGTCAAATTTGAATTATCTTAATCTTAGTTATACTAACTTCACTGATGATATTCCTTCAAGTATTGGAAAGTTAAAGAAACTGAGATTTCTTGCATTGCAAGTTTGTCTGTTTAATGGAACATTCCCGGATGAGATTGGAGATTTGGTGAATCTTGAAACGTTGGATTTGTCGAACAATTTGTTTAAGAGTTCTACGTTGCCGGTGAGCTGGACCAAGTTGAGTAAATTGAAGGTGTTTTATATGTATGTCTGCAATCTTTTTGGTGAAATGCCTGAATCAATGGGAGAAATGGTTTCTTTGGAGGATTTGGATATTTCCCAAAATGGGTTGACTGGGAAAATTCCTAGTGGTTTGTTCATGTTGAAGAATCTTAGAAGATTGTTGCTTGCAACGAACGATCTTTCTGGAGAGTTACCTGATGTGGTTGAAGCGTTAAACTTGACTAACATCGAGCTTACGCAGAATAATCTTACTGGAAAAATACCAGATGATTTTGGAAAGCTACAAAAGCTAACAGAGTTGTCTTTGTCGTTGAATAATTTTTCAGGAGAGATTCCGCAAAGCATAGGTCAACTTCCATCTCTGATAGATTTTAAGGTCTTTATGAATAACTTATCag GTACACTTCCTCCTGATTTTGGACTTCACTCAAAGCTAAGAAGTTTTCATGTTACAACAAACAGATTTGAGGGAAGATTGCCAGAGAATTTGTGCTATCATGGAGAGTTACAAAATTTAACTGCCTATGAAAATCATCTAAGTGGTGAGTTACCAGAATCACTTGGAAATTGTAGTAGCTTGTTGGAGATGAAAATTTACAAGAACGATTTTTACGGTAACATTCCTAGTGGACTCTGGAGATCTGAAAATCTGGGGTATTTTATGATAAGTCATAATAAGTTCAATGGTGAGCTTCCTCAAAATTTGTCATCAAGTATTTCACTTTTGGATATAAGTTATAATCAATTTTCTGGTGGAATTCCAATTGGAGTATCTTCTTGGACTAATGTGGTTGAGTTCATAGCAAGCAAGAATAATCTTAATGGAAGTATTCCACAAGAGATAACATCACTTCATAAGCTACAAACACTGTCGCTTGATCAGAATCAGCTAAAAGGGCCACTTCCATTTGATGTAATATCATGGAATTCATTACTGACACTAAATTTGAGCCAAAATCAACTAAGTGGAGAAATTCCAGCTTCAATCGGTTATTTACCTGATCTTAGTGTTCTTGATCTCTCAGACAATCAATTCTCCGGCGAAATACCTTCTATAGCTCCAAGAATCACAGTTCTCGATCTATCATCCAATCGTTTAACAGGAAGAGTTCCTAGTGCATTTGAAAATTCGGCATATGATAGAAGCTTTTTGAACAATTCTGGTTTATGTGCTGATACACCAAAATTGAACCTTACCTTGTGCAATTCTAATTCCAACACTCAAAGTGAAAGCAAAGATTCATCTTTATCTCCTGCTTTGATTGGAATTTTGGTGGTAGTTTCGATCTTAGTGGCTTCATTGATATCGTTTGTGATTATCAAACTTTACAGTAAAAGAAAACAAGGATCGGATAACTCATCATGGAAACTCACTTCATTTCAAAGACTAAATTTCACAGAATCAGACATAGTTTCTTCAATGacagaaaataatattataggAAGTGGTGGATATGGTACAGTTTATAGAGTTTCTGTCGATGTATTAGGCTATGTAGCTGTGAAAAAGATTtgggaaaacaaaaaactagACCAAAATCTTGAGAAATCATTTCACACTGAGGTTAAAATATTGAGCAGCATTCGACATAGAAACATTGTGAAATTGTTATGTTGTATCTCTAATGATGATACAATGCTACTTGTTTACGAGTATGTCGAAAACCGAAGTCTTGATGGATGGCTGCAGAAGAAGAAAACTGTTAAGTCTTCAACTTTGTTGTCGAGGTCAGTTCATCATGTTGTTCTTGACTGGCCAAAGAGATTGCAAATAGCTGTCGGTGTAGCTCAAGGTTTGAGCTATATGCATCATGAATGTTCACCGCCGGTTGTTCATAGAGATGTGAAGACAAGTAACATTCTTTTGGATGCTCAGTTTAATGCAAAAGTTGCTGATTTTGGTTTGGCTAGGATGTTGATCAGTCCCGGGGAAGTTGCTACTATGTCAGCTGTGATCGGTTCTTTCGGCTATATGGCTCCAG cAGGCCGCCACTCAAGAAACCAGAAACCTTCCTGCGCCTGTACAACAGATACACAGCAGCAGGAACCAGAAAATTTGCTGCAATCTGCAGGCCGAAAAATCCCCCAGCCGATCCTCAATCTCTCGAATCCCTCTCCATACAATAACATGGATCCCAAAACCATTCGTAAAAAAGGCAATTACGCATATTTGATCTACTCAGACTCCATTTTCAAGATAACACCTTAA
- the LOC25496980 gene encoding receptor-like protein kinase HSL1 isoform X3: MKISTFSFHHLLTFFLIILNHAKSQSQQNLHNQEHETLMKIKQHFQNPPNLNHWTSSNTSYCSSWPEITCTNGSVTGLTLFNYNINQTIPSFICDLKNLTHVDFNNNYIPGMFPTDLYNCSKLEYLDLSMNNFVGKIPENIFTLSNLNYLNLSYTNFTDDIPSSIGKLKKLRFLALQVCLFNGTFPDEIGDLVNLETLDLSNNLFKSSTLPVSWTKLSKLKVFYMYVCNLFGEMPESMGEMVSLEDLDISQNGLTGKIPSGLFMLKNLRRLLLATNDLSGELPDVVEALNLTNIELTQNNLTGKIPDDFGKLQKLTELSLSLNNFSGEIPQSIGQLPSLIDFKVFMNNLSGTLPPDFGLHSKLRSFHVTTNRFEGRLPENLCYHGELQNLTAYENHLSGELPESLGNCSSLLEMKIYKNDFYGNIPSGLWRSENLGYFMISHNKFNGELPQNLSSSISLLDISYNQFSGGIPIGVSSWTNVVEFIASKNNLNGSIPQEITSLHKLQTLSLDQNQLKGPLPFDVISWNSLLTLNLSQNQLSGEIPASIGYLPDLSVLDLSDNQFSGEIPSIAPRITVLDLSSNRLTGRVPSAFENSAYDRSFLNNSGLCADTPKLNLTLCNSNSNTQSESKDSSLSPALIGILVVVSILVASLISFVIIKLYSKRKQGSDNSSWKLTSFQRLNFTESDIVSSMTENNIIGSGGYGTVYRVSVDVLGYVAVKKIWENKKLDQNLEKSFHTEVKILSSIRHRNIVKLLCCISNDDTMLLVYEYVENRSLDGWLQKKKTVKSSTLLSRSVHHVVLDWPKRLQIAVGVAQGLSYMHHECSPPVVHRDVKTSNILLDAQFNAKVADFGLARMLISPGEVATMSAVIGSFGYMAPGRHSRNQKPSCACTTDTQQQEPENLLQSAGRKIPQPILNLSNPSPYNNMDPKTIRKKGNYAYLIYSDSIFKITP; the protein is encoded by the exons atgaaaatatcaacattttcaTTTCACCATCTTCTTACATTTTTCCTCATAATTCTAAACCATGCAAAATCTCAATCTCAACAAAATCTTCATAACCAAGAACATGAAACcctaatgaaaataaaacaacattttcaaaatccacCAAACCTTAATCATTGGACTTCATCAAACACCTCTTATTGTTCTTCTTGGCCAGAAATCACTTGCACAAATGGTTCTGTCACAGGTTTGACTTTGTTCAACTATAACATAAACCAAACCATACCATCTTTCATATGTGACCTTAAAAATCTCACACATGTTGATTTCAACAACAATTACATACCTGGGATGTTTCCAACAGATTTATACAATTGTTCAAAGTTAGAGTATCTTGATTTGTCAATGaacaattttgttggaaaaattCCTGAAAATATTTTCACTTTGTCAAATTTGAATTATCTTAATCTTAGTTATACTAACTTCACTGATGATATTCCTTCAAGTATTGGAAAGTTAAAGAAACTGAGATTTCTTGCATTGCAAGTTTGTCTGTTTAATGGAACATTCCCGGATGAGATTGGAGATTTGGTGAATCTTGAAACGTTGGATTTGTCGAACAATTTGTTTAAGAGTTCTACGTTGCCGGTGAGCTGGACCAAGTTGAGTAAATTGAAGGTGTTTTATATGTATGTCTGCAATCTTTTTGGTGAAATGCCTGAATCAATGGGAGAAATGGTTTCTTTGGAGGATTTGGATATTTCCCAAAATGGGTTGACTGGGAAAATTCCTAGTGGTTTGTTCATGTTGAAGAATCTTAGAAGATTGTTGCTTGCAACGAACGATCTTTCTGGAGAGTTACCTGATGTGGTTGAAGCGTTAAACTTGACTAACATCGAGCTTACGCAGAATAATCTTACTGGAAAAATACCAGATGATTTTGGAAAGCTACAAAAGCTAACAGAGTTGTCTTTGTCGTTGAATAATTTTTCAGGAGAGATTCCGCAAAGCATAGGTCAACTTCCATCTCTGATAGATTTTAAGGTCTTTATGAATAACTTATCag GTACACTTCCTCCTGATTTTGGACTTCACTCAAAGCTAAGAAGTTTTCATGTTACAACAAACAGATTTGAGGGAAGATTGCCAGAGAATTTGTGCTATCATGGAGAGTTACAAAATTTAACTGCCTATGAAAATCATCTAAGTGGTGAGTTACCAGAATCACTTGGAAATTGTAGTAGCTTGTTGGAGATGAAAATTTACAAGAACGATTTTTACGGTAACATTCCTAGTGGACTCTGGAGATCTGAAAATCTGGGGTATTTTATGATAAGTCATAATAAGTTCAATGGTGAGCTTCCTCAAAATTTGTCATCAAGTATTTCACTTTTGGATATAAGTTATAATCAATTTTCTGGTGGAATTCCAATTGGAGTATCTTCTTGGACTAATGTGGTTGAGTTCATAGCAAGCAAGAATAATCTTAATGGAAGTATTCCACAAGAGATAACATCACTTCATAAGCTACAAACACTGTCGCTTGATCAGAATCAGCTAAAAGGGCCACTTCCATTTGATGTAATATCATGGAATTCATTACTGACACTAAATTTGAGCCAAAATCAACTAAGTGGAGAAATTCCAGCTTCAATCGGTTATTTACCTGATCTTAGTGTTCTTGATCTCTCAGACAATCAATTCTCCGGCGAAATACCTTCTATAGCTCCAAGAATCACAGTTCTCGATCTATCATCCAATCGTTTAACAGGAAGAGTTCCTAGTGCATTTGAAAATTCGGCATATGATAGAAGCTTTTTGAACAATTCTGGTTTATGTGCTGATACACCAAAATTGAACCTTACCTTGTGCAATTCTAATTCCAACACTCAAAGTGAAAGCAAAGATTCATCTTTATCTCCTGCTTTGATTGGAATTTTGGTGGTAGTTTCGATCTTAGTGGCTTCATTGATATCGTTTGTGATTATCAAACTTTACAGTAAAAGAAAACAAGGATCGGATAACTCATCATGGAAACTCACTTCATTTCAAAGACTAAATTTCACAGAATCAGACATAGTTTCTTCAATGacagaaaataatattataggAAGTGGTGGATATGGTACAGTTTATAGAGTTTCTGTCGATGTATTAGGCTATGTAGCTGTGAAAAAGATTtgggaaaacaaaaaactagACCAAAATCTTGAGAAATCATTTCACACTGAGGTTAAAATATTGAGCAGCATTCGACATAGAAACATTGTGAAATTGTTATGTTGTATCTCTAATGATGATACAATGCTACTTGTTTACGAGTATGTCGAAAACCGAAGTCTTGATGGATGGCTGCAGAAGAAGAAAACTGTTAAGTCTTCAACTTTGTTGTCGAGGTCAGTTCATCATGTTGTTCTTGACTGGCCAAAGAGATTGCAAATAGCTGTCGGTGTAGCTCAAGGTTTGAGCTATATGCATCATGAATGTTCACCGCCGGTTGTTCATAGAGATGTGAAGACAAGTAACATTCTTTTGGATGCTCAGTTTAATGCAAAAGTTGCTGATTTTGGTTTGGCTAGGATGTTGATCAGTCCCGGGGAAGTTGCTACTATGTCAGCTGTGATCGGTTCTTTCGGCTATATGGCTCCAG GCCGCCACTCAAGAAACCAGAAACCTTCCTGCGCCTGTACAACAGATACACAGCAGCAGGAACCAGAAAATTTGCTGCAATCTGCAGGCCGAAAAATCCCCCAGCCGATCCTCAATCTCTCGAATCCCTCTCCATACAATAACATGGATCCCAAAACCATTCGTAAAAAAGGCAATTACGCATATTTGATCTACTCAGACTCCATTTTCAAGATAACACCTTAA